CTGCGGGACACAACACAGCGCCGCTGCCAACACTGACTCTGAGAAAACCAAAGATGGTCCGTTTACTCTGAATCATTTTGACAGAAGTACAAAGACACGTGTGtaaaaatcagacaaatatTATGATTTTATTAACAATTCATTACAGCGTTACTAaagcaatagaaaaaaaaaaagtttaaattaagTGCTCTGTCAGTTCagttcaaaataaatacatacatattaaaAAATCGTActaaaaaacagttaaaaatgtaagttttacTTACTGGTTAAACAGACTTAGTGTAACAATGCTCCCTGCCATTGTGAAAGGCGAACACACCACATCTACCATGCGTCCACACGTCCACAGTAGATGAGGCTGATAACAATAAGAGCAACGGAGAAACACCTAAACCcgttttcatagtttttttttttttaacaaaaggtcagtcagtcattcTCACGGTCCGACGGATGATTTGATAACCAAGGCTAAATCTGCTCAGTGCAATGCAGCTTAATACACATTaatacagaacacagagagcTAATCGACATGTGAGGGAGTGTTAGGAGGGCCAGCTCTTTGGTGCAGCCGGGTTGTATCGAGGTTTGCACCAGTTCGACCTGATCTGGACTAAAAGAAACAGCTGTTCTACGTGCGTCAGGTATCTGAAAAAGGCTAGAGCGAACTCGCTGAGTCCAAAGGCTGTTTCACGTCTTTAGTCGTTTTCAAACACACGCCTCGTCCAGATCGGTCGCCGACATGGCTGTATTGGTGATTTAGGCACAGTGTCTGGTCCGTCAGAGGCACGTGGGGGGAGAGCAACATTTCACCTTCACTCCACAGCAAAACGTTTCAAATCGGGGAGGCTGCCGCAGCAACTGATGGTGCTGCAGACAGGCTGGATAACACGTGTGATGGCATGTCTCTCCGTTATCCAGCTGTCGTCACATCATGAGTTGCTACGCTGTTGCAAAGGGACACTGAGTAGTCGGAGGAGTCGCTCCACCGCTACCGATGTCGCTCCGACGACCACGATACAGCAGCGCTGCCCATCTAAAGCTGTGTCATACACAAACCAAACGGTGCTCGGTGAAACAAGACAGTAGTGTTTCCTTCttttacaaacagacagacattaaaGCACAAAcgtccttctttttttttttcttttgttaaggGATGCTTAGGTCGCCGTGACAATCGCAGGGACTACGATGGTGCTCGAAGGCGCCCGGTTCTCATTCTCGATCTGGTAGGTCACACCGGGGCGAGCGTCGGCCACCTCCGGCTGCTCCGCCGCCGTGATCTCTTCGTCTTCGTCGTCCTGAGGCTGGTCGACGGATCGTTCCGCTTCCTCCGACAGGCggttttcctctttctcttcctccctctgtcacacAGGGAATTACATCAGCTGGTAAAGCGAGTACagactcacaacaacaacaacaaaacctcaGAGCGACATACCTCCTTCTTCATCCTGTAGTATTCATCGATGGCGTACTGATACTTTGCTGATGTTATCCCAAAGAGAGAGGCCATCCTCTCCCCCAGGTAGTCGCAGGCTGCAAGAGAATAAGAAGCAATTTCAGCTGCCATGATTAGATGATGTTTCTGTGAATGAAGAAAGTACCACTTCATCTTCAGGCTACATGACTTTACATATTCTTGTTCTGATCCACTGCTGAGCTCACATattctgtgtctgcagcatcAACTGTTCAGACTTCATCTAAATGTGCACAGATTTGCAAAATATAGACAGAAGAAATGTTCTGTCTCACAAAGTGATAGTCCATGTTAGAGATTAGTTTCAGTTTAGTTGTTGCTGACTATTTCTCAACTATCTTCTCAGCTGTCGCTCTCTGTGAGCGGAGCGAAGAGAGTCGCAGAAGAGACGAAACGTAACATCTGCTCACTTATCTCCAATTAAAAGTGATGAATATGTGTAATTTGCTTCAAATTGTTACATAAATCTCTTTTTAAAGTCCTTCCTGCAGCATtaacagagaggaaaagtaCTGATGCACAGAAATGGATGCCTTCCTGACTGTGGCAGTTTGTATTTATAACACGCTGAGCTAATTAGCTGTGCACGCAACGGCGTGTGTGCGATTAATATGCAGCTATAATCACCATTCGTTAGACTGCTAGTGTGTTAAAATACAGTCTGTTCATTAAAAGGCCTGTTGGTAGTCAAAATGGTTCCactgatgtgtaaaaacaagagtttgagtttgtgttacttgacagttgttttgttgtgcgACAGATGATTAAATATTCCAGTCGCCTATAGAGAAGTTTTTGCGGTCCACACTGGAGCACGGCCTCATGGTTTCCTTCAGGATGAATATAATGGCGTCGATGAACGAACCTGAGATGGTGGACGTCGCTGCTCTCCACATGTGGAACCAGAAGTACGGACCCCAGGTCAGCTTtgactgcaacacacaacacatccaGTCAGCAGGAGACttctgcagcaaacacaaactgaacttttctccctttctccccgTCCCTCCACCGTTCCTCACCCTCACCGCATCGACCGGGGAGGACAGCAGGTCTTTCCTCtccgcctccttctcctccgcctcctcctcatcgGTGCTGTACTCCTCCATGGTCTCCCCGCTGGAGAAGTGGATGATCCTGCGAGGGaccttctccctctgctgctgctgctcctccctctTGTCCAGCTCCCCGAGCTCCACGCTCTCAAAGTCCTTCCCCAGGTTTGGGCTCTGGATGTGGGAGGACATGGAGACAGTCAGGACCGGAGGACActgaggacactgaggtcaCGTCCTCCGCTTTGATATCTTGATATTCATATTCTGTAACACTGTATAAAATCTGtcataacatcaaaataaacaattatatgaaaaaaagtttagttGATGCTTATTCAAAGCAATTAAATGCTATTTATTAGCAACTGTTTACTGAAAATTGCAACTGATATTCAGCTGATTGATGATAATTGGTTAATAAATGGTGAGAggttcatttataaacattattcAGATGAGTTTCAACTGATTATTTTAACCTTTATGCTTGATTTATGAACTATTTCGCTGTGAAGTTACTTAACTAGATAAAATACGCCatacatttataatttattaatgatggttattatataAAGTGTTGACGATGTCAGtaagttttatacatttaagtCAAAAGAAACCGTATTTgttacttttcttcttcttctgatagAATCTGAGTTGCTGCCActgatattattatttcttaGATGATTTTCTGTCCAGTCAAAATGCAGATAAATCCTCATATTAATACTTATACTTATTCATATCTGTcctatgataaaaaaaatgctaatttagTGAACAAAACTGGAGTTAATAGTTTTTTCACTGTTGAGAAGAATGAAAAGCTATTtataagcatttatatttattattgaaAAGTTGCAATTAGTGTggttcatttataaacattattcAGAGGAGCTGCAACAGATGAGTTTAACCTTTACAACTGATTTATGAACCATTTCATCGTGAAATCACTTCACTTAATAAAATAAACCACATTTGTTACTTTTGAGTCCAATTTTCATCTATTTGCTGGCACTGATATTATTATTTCCCAAATGACTATCGATCCtgtcaaaatgcagagaaatgcaCAGATTCATACTGCAGTCTGCACCATGTtctggtggatggatggatggatggatggatgggtttgggtggaggtgagggtggaggtggtgctgcAGGACCTCAGTGTTTCTATAAATCCTCCCTGTGGCCCTGCAGACAGGGTGTGTTATTACAGCTGCACTGAGGGACAACAACCTGAGAGAGAACACAGCTGACAagtgacaacaacaaccaccGGCACCACCATGACTCCACCATGACTCCACCATGACTCCACCATGACTCCACCACACTCAGTAAACACGAGTAAACGCGTCTCTCGTCGAAGAGGAAGCTGTTCAcagacctgctgcagctccatcgTCTGTCCTATCGACACGTTCACGTTGGTGAGATACAGCGAGATGTCGGCCATCGTCGCCGTCTTCTTTGTATCTGAGGATGCTGCTGCGCCCCGCGACGCCGCTCCTCCGCACGACCAGACCCGGAAGTGAAGTGCGTGCTTACGTCACGTCCATGGAGACTTAATGTAAACa
This region of Acanthopagrus latus isolate v.2019 chromosome 22, fAcaLat1.1, whole genome shotgun sequence genomic DNA includes:
- the zgc:153383 gene encoding protein FAM177A1 isoform X1 → MADISLYLTNVNVSIGQTMELQQGGFIETLRSCSTTSTLTSTQTHPSIHPSIHQNMVQTASPNLGKDFESVELGELDKREEQQQQREKVPRRIIHFSSGETMEEYSTDEEEAEEKEAERKDLLSSPVDAVRSKLTWGPYFWFHMWRAATSTISACDYLGERMASLFGITSAKYQYAIDEYYRMKKEREEEKEENRLSEEAERSVDQPQDDEDEEITAAEQPEVADARPGVTYQIENENRAPSSTIVVPAIVTAT
- the zgc:153383 gene encoding protein FAM177A1 isoform X3, coding for MADISLYLTNVNVSIGQTMELQQGGFIETLRSCSTTSTLTSTQTHPSIHPSIHQNMSPNLGKDFESVELGELDKREEQQQQREKVPRRIIHFSSGETMEEYSTDEEEAEEKEAERKDLLSSPVDAVRSKLTWGPYFWFHMWRAATSTISACDYLGERMASLFGITSAKYQYAIDEYYRMKKEREEEKEENRLSEEAERSVDQPQDDEDEEITAAEQPEVADARPGVTYQIENENRAPSSTIVVPAIVTAT
- the zgc:153383 gene encoding protein FAM177A1 isoform X2; this encodes MADISLYLTNVNVSIGQTMELQQGGFIETLRSCSTTSTLTSTQTHPSIHPSIHQNMVQTASPNLGKDFESVELGELDKREEQQQQREKVPRRIIHFSSGETMEEYSTDEEEAEEKEAERKDLLSSPVDASKLTWGPYFWFHMWRAATSTISACDYLGERMASLFGITSAKYQYAIDEYYRMKKEREEEKEENRLSEEAERSVDQPQDDEDEEITAAEQPEVADARPGVTYQIENENRAPSSTIVVPAIVTAT
- the zgc:153383 gene encoding protein FAM177A1 isoform X5, with translation MADISLYLTNVNVSIGQTMELQQSPNLGKDFESVELGELDKREEQQQQREKVPRRIIHFSSGETMEEYSTDEEEAEEKEAERKDLLSSPVDASKLTWGPYFWFHMWRAATSTISACDYLGERMASLFGITSAKYQYAIDEYYRMKKEREEEKEENRLSEEAERSVDQPQDDEDEEITAAEQPEVADARPGVTYQIENENRAPSSTIVVPAIVTAT
- the zgc:153383 gene encoding protein FAM177A1 isoform X4 yields the protein MADISLYLTNVNVSIGQTMELQQSPNLGKDFESVELGELDKREEQQQQREKVPRRIIHFSSGETMEEYSTDEEEAEEKEAERKDLLSSPVDAVRSKLTWGPYFWFHMWRAATSTISACDYLGERMASLFGITSAKYQYAIDEYYRMKKEREEEKEENRLSEEAERSVDQPQDDEDEEITAAEQPEVADARPGVTYQIENENRAPSSTIVVPAIVTAT